TCTTTTTACATCGTTTAGAGAACCCGCAACAGAAGGCTTATATTTGGCATACAGTGAAGACGGTTACAACTGGAAAGGTTTAGAAGGATCATTCTTAAAACCAGAAATCGGAGCGAGTAAAATCATGCGTGACCCTTCTATTACCAAAGGAGCTGACGGGACGTATCATATGGTTTGGACAACGGATTGGAAAGGCGGAAATGGTTTTGGATATGCAAGTTCTAAAGATTTGATTCATTGGTCAGAACAACAATATATTCCAGTTATGAAAAACGAGCCTGAAGTAATAAACGTTTGGGCACCGGAAATTTTTTATGACGATGTGAAAAAGGAATACATTATTATTTGGGCATCGACAATTCCGTTTAGATATCCAAAAGGTGTGGAAGAAGAGAAAAACAACCACAGAATGTATTATGTAACGACTAAAGATTTCAAAACTTTTTCGGATACAAAATTATATTACGACCCAGGTTTCAGTGTAATTGACTGTGTAATTGTCAAAAAAGGGAAGAAAGATTTTGTTTTGGTTTTAAAAGACAACACAAGACCAATGCGAAACATAAAAGTAGCTTTCGGAAAATCGCCTTTAGGTCCGTTTGAAAAAAGCTCTGAACCTTTAACCGAGTATTTATCAGAAGGTCCGACAGTTGTCAAAGTTGGGAAAAACTGGTTGTTGTATTATGACAATTACGGTTCAAAAAATTATAAAGCTTTAAGCACTACAGATTTTGTTCATTTTGAAGATGTTTCATCCAAAATAAGTCTTCCGGAAGGACACAAACACGGAACGATTACAACAATTTCAAGCGAAGTTTTAAAAGGATTAATTGACAAGAAATAGAATTTCAAATGCAGACCTAACAGGTTTTCAAAACCTGTTAGGTCTCTTAGAAGTTTAAAAAATACCAAAAAGAATGATTACTTTCCAAAACATAAAAGCCAACATCATCACCACAGCCACAATTCTTTTGGTTGGAACGGCTGTAAATGCTCAAAACGACACCGTTCGTTATGTTGGTAAAACACTTTCAAACATCGATTACCATCACGGAATGTTAAGTCCGGCAGTTGGAGTTCACGCCACACAAATTATGCGTGCAAGCCGTGAACATCCAGAAAAAGCAGATGGTTTTGGATGGACGTACAATCACCAGCCGATGATGGCGTATTGGAATAATACCTTTTATCTTCATTATTTAAGCGATCCTTCAGGAGAACATATTCCGCCAAGTCAGACTTTAATTATGAGTTCTAAAGATGGCGTAACGTGGACAAAACCAGAAGTTATTTTCCCAATTTACAGAATTCCTGACGGATGGAAAAAAGAAGGTGTAGAAGGCGTTGCCAAAAATCTGGATGCGATTATGCACCAAAGAATGGGTTTTTATACTTCAAAAGACAAACGACTTTTTGCTTTGGCATATTACGGAATAGCAATGGATGAAAAAGACGATCCAAACGACGGAAAAGGAATTGGACGTGTGATTCGTGAAATCAAAAAAGATGGAAGTTTTGGCGAAATCTATTTCATCAGATACAATAAAACTTGGGACAAATCGAAATCAAAATTCCCATTTTATACCGCTTCAAAAGACAAAGGATTCAAAAAAGCCTGCGAAGAAATTTTATCTAATCCGTTGATGTTACAGCAATGGGTTGAAGAAGCCGATCGCGATGACGAATTGATTCCGTTACAGAAACCATACAAAGCGTTTAGTTATTATCATTTAGCAAACGGAAATGTGGTTGGTTTATGGAAACACGCTTTAACGTCTATCAGTAGAGACGGAGGAAAATCTTGGGATTATATGCCGTTGCGTGCGCCAGGTTTTGTAAACAGCAATGCTAAAATCTGGGGACAAAAAACGTCAGATAATCGTTATGCGACTCTTTACAATCCGTCAGAATACCGTTGGCCTTTGGCAATTTCTACAAGTGATGACGGATTAAATTATAAAGATTTATTGTTGGTTCACGGAGAAGTGAGTCCGATGCGTTATGGCGGAAACTACAAATCGGCAGGACCTCAATACGTACGTGGAATCACAGAAGGAGACGGAACTCCGCCAGACGGAAAAATCTGGGTGGGTTACAGCGTGAATAAAGAAGATATTTGGGTAGCGTCGATTCCAGTTCCAGTAACTTCGGTGGTGACAGAACACGCTAATGATGTCTTCAATAATCTTCCAAACGGAGAAGAATTAAAAATGTGGAATACCTACGATCTTTCTTGGGCTTCGACAAAAATCGAAAAGAAAGCCGATGGTAAAAAATGGCTGACTTTAAGAGATCAGGATTATTTTGATTATTCTCGTGCCGAAAGAGTTATTCCTTTCACATCAAAATTAGAAGCTGTTTTCACGGTAATGCCAGAACAGAATAATCATGGTTTATTGCAGATTGAATTTCAAAATAAACAAGGTTTGCCATCCGTAAGATTGACTTTCGACAGCGACGGACAATTGAAAGTGAAAACCGGAGCTCGTTTCAACACAATTGCAAAATACGAAGCAAACAAAACATATAAAGTTACTGTAAAGTTAGACGCTAAAAACCGTCAGTACACTGTAAAAGTAAACGACGAGAAAGAATCAACAAAGATATTTTATGCGCCAACAGATGGTTTTGAACGAATTATGTTCCGCACAGGAGAGCAAAGACATAATCCAAATCCTGACACAGCGCCAGACACAGACGATTATGACGACCTGCCTCAAACCGGAAAACAAATCCCTGAAGCAGTATTCAATATCGAATCGTTAGTAACGAAAAAGTTGTAAATTATATAACGCGGATGAAACGGATTCGCTTTTGCGAAGACGCAGATTTACGCGGATTTTTTCTTTTTCAAATAACAAAAAAATCCGTTTTTATCCGCGTCTTTACGAAGTAAATCCGTGTCATCAGCGTTCAATTTAAAAGTAAGAAATGAAGAATTTCAAAAATATTGTATTAGCATTTTCTCTTTTAGTAACCGTAGTCTCTAAAGGACAAATTCTGCCTGTACGCTTAACAACAGAAATGGCTGAAAATCCATTAGCAGTTGTAGAGAATAAGCCAAAATTAAGCTGGCAATTGGTTTCAAAAGAATCCAATGCATCGCAAGTCGCTTATTTGATTTTAGTAGCTTCTTCGGAAGAAAAACTAAAAATGGACGACGGCGATATCTGGAACAGCGGAAGAGTTAATACCGATAAAAACCTGCATATTGTTTATAGCGGAAAACCATTAAAAAACGAAACCAAATATTTCTGGAAAGTGAAAGTTTGGAATCAAGCTGGAAAAGTTTCAAAATGGAGTAGAAATGCTTCTTTTAGAATCGCGCCGTTAGAATCAGATTTGAATCCAACTTGGATTGGTGCTATAACAAAGGCAGACAGTCATTTGCCAGAAGGAAGAACGTATCATACAGCGACTTTCAACAGAGAAAAAAAGAATTCGTTTATCAATGCTTCCGATTCTTTGTCAAGAAGAAGTATCATGCTTCGTAAACCTTTTGAAGTAGAAAAAGCAGTCAAAGAAGCCGTTGTTTACATTTCTGGTTTAGGACATTATGAACTGACAATCAACGGGAAAAAAGTGGGTAACAGCCAATTTGCACCACTTTGGACAGATTACGATAAAACGGTTAATTACAATGTGTACGAATTAAGCGCAAGAGATTTTCAAAAAGGCGATAACGTGATTGGCGTTCTGTTAGGAAACGGAATGTACAACACACTGGCTGAAAGATATACCAAATTCTTTGTAAGTTTTGGTCCGCCGACATTGTTCTTCAAAATGAAAATCAAATACAATGATGGTTCAGAAGAAATTGTAAAATCAGACGGAACTTGGAAATACAGCAAAAGTCCGATTACGTATAACAGTATTTTTGGAGGAGAAGATTATAATGCCAACTTTGAGCAAAAAGGCTGGGGAAGTAAAGGATTCAAAGATAGAGACTGGAAAAAAGTAGTGATTCAGGAAGCACCAAAAGGTGTTTTAAGACCACAGACTGCACCGCCGGTTACAATTCAAAAACAATATGAAGTTAAAACGGTAAAAGAACTGAAACCGAATTTCTATGTTTTTGATATGGGGCAGAATCTTTCAGGATTTCCAACTATCAAAGTAAAAGGAGAAAGAGGGCAATCGATTCGTGTTTGGGTTGCGGAAGGATTAAATGAAGAAGGCACAATTGCGCAGGGAAGATCTGGAAAACCATATTACTACGATTATACTTTAAAAGGCGATGGAGTAGAAGAATGGACACCAAAATTCAGTTTCTACGGTTATCAATATGTTCAAATTGAAAACATTAATTATAAAGACGCTAAGAACAAAGATCTTCTAACTTTAGTAGATTTAAAATCGAATTTCATTTACAATTCGGCAGGAGAAGCAGGAAGTTTTGCATGTTCAAACGAGATTTTCAATAAAACACACGAGCTGATTAACAACTCAATAAAAAGTAATTTCCAAAGCGTTTTCACTGATTGTCCACAACGTGAAAAATTAGGCTGGTTAGAAGAAATTCAGCTGAATGGTCCGGGTTTAATGTTCAATTACAACTTGCAGAATTTCCTTCCAGCAACAATGCAGAACATTTCTGATTCACAAAGAGAGAACGGTTTGATTCCGAGTATTGTGCCAGAATACATAATTTTTGGCGGTGATTTTACCGATTCGCCAGAATGGGGCGTTACTGGTGTTATTCTGCCTTGGATGTATTATGAATATTACGGAGACGCTTCATTATTAGAGAAATATTTCCCTATAATGAAAAAGTATGTTGATTATCTAGAAACGAAATCTACCAATCACATCGTTTCTCACGGTTTAGGCGATTGGTACGATTACGGAACGCATGCTGCGGGATATTCAAAAAACAGCCCGATTGCGCTTTCGGCGACTTCGCATTATTATTACGGAGCATATTTGACAGCCAAAGCAGCTAAATTATTAGGGAAGACCGAAGATTATGAGAAATACGAAACATTGGCTTCTGAAATAAAAACAGCTTTCAACAGGGAATTTTTCAATCCGGAAACCAAACAATACGGAACGAATAGTCAGTTTAGTAACTCTGTTCCGGTTTTTATGAATATTGTAGAGCCTCAGTACAAAGAAGCGGTTATGCAGAATTTATTAGCTGACATCAAAGAAAAAGGAGATCGTTTAACAACGGGAGATGTTGGAAATCGCTATTTATTCCAAACTCTGGCAAGAAACGGCGAAAACGAAACGATGTACAGAATGCACAATCATTACGATGCGCCGGGTTATGGTTTTCAGATTAAATTTGGCTTGACCACTTTAACGGAACAATGGGATCCGAGAAAAGGAAATTCTTGGAATCACTTCATGTTAGGTCAAATTGAGGAATGGTTTTTCCAAAGTTTAGCCGGAATTATGTCTGATCCAGAAAAACCGGGTTTCAAACATTTCTTCATTCAGCCGGAAGTAGTTGGCGATATGACTTTCGCGAAAGCGGATTATGAATCGGTTTATGGAAAAATTGCTTCTTCTTGGGAGAAAAAAGACGGCAAGTTTATTTTGAAAGTTCAAATTCCTGTGAATACAAAAGCGACTATAAAATTACCTGTTTCTAAAGATTCAGAAATAAAAATTGATGGTAAAAAGGCTGGAGTAGGTTATAGCGAAAAAGATAAAAAACCAACGCTGGAACTTGGTTCAGGAATTTATACGATAGAATGTAAGTTGTAAAATGTGAAATGTGATTTGTGAAAATGTAAAATCGCTATTCTACAGTAAAAAGATAAAAATCAATTGCCTCCAGTTTTAACTGGAGGATACAAAATAAAGCAAGTCAGAAGGCTTTAGCCAAATGAATAAGTTTGGTTAAAGCCAATTTTTGAAAATCAATTTGTTTTTCTCCAGTTAAAACTGGAGGCAATTCAAAAAACATTTAATAATGAAAAATTTAAAATACATCATCTTAGTTTCCATTTTGGCTTTGACATTTGCCAATGCGCAAAGCACTTCTGATACCAATTTTAGAAAACCGGTATCAGAAACTTTAAAGAAAATTGAAACGCTTTTTAAAGTAACGATCAACGATGACAGAGGTTTATTAAAAGGAAAAGAACTGGATTATGCCGATTGGAGAATTGAACCAGGAAATCTGCCGCTTTCGTTGACCAATATTTTGGCTCCATTCGAATTGATGTATTTCAAACAACCGGATGGAACGTACATTATTCGTAAATATGAAAACCATAAAGTTTCTGTCGATAAAGGAAAAGAACGTTTATTTTACTTAGAAAGCCTTTATTCGACAAAAGAAGAATGGGAAAAACGCAAAACGGAGTTAAAAGCTTGTATGATTACATCATTTGGTTTGGATAAGGCGCCCCCTACACCTAAGTCTAAACCACTTTTAACTCCTAAGAGAATTTACAAAGATTATAGTGTTGAAAATATAGCTTTGGAAATTTTACCAGGGGTCTACGCGACCGGTTCGATTTATAAACCGTATCCGTTAAATAAAAAAGCAGCTGTTATTCTGACTCCCGACGGACATTTTGGCGACGGAAGATATAGAAAAGACGAGCAGTACAGATGTGCCATGATGGCCAAAATGGGAGCAATTGTTGTGGGTTATGACTTATTTGCTTGGGGAGAATCGCTATTGCAATTTCCTGAAGAAACGCACAGAAACAGTATTGCATCGACAGTTCAGGTATTGACAGGAATTCGTTTCTTAGATTATTTAGCAACCGTAAAAAATGCTGATATGACAAGAGTCGGCGTTACAGGAGGTTCTGGCGGAGGATCGCACACGATGTTTTTAGCAGCGATTGATGACCGTGTAAAAGTTTCGGCTCCGGTTGTGATGGTTTCGTCTCACTTTTCAGGCGGATGTCCATGCGAAAGCGGCCGAGGTCTCCACTTATGTGGAAACGGAACAAACAATGCCGAAATCTCAGCCATGATGGCTCCAAAACCGCAATTAATTGTTTCAGACGGAAAAGATTGGACTTTGGCAGTTCCTGAATTGGAATTTCCGTTCATTCAAAGAACTTATGAATTATACGGTAAAAAAGATTTAGTTGAAAATGCTCATTTTGCAAAAGAAGGACATGATTTCGGAATCTCAAAACGTATGGCTCTGTATCCGTTTATGGCGAAATATTTAGATTTAGATTTGAATAAAGTGAAAAATGACAAAGGCGAAATCGACGAATCGACTTGTGTAATTGAACCAAAAGAAAAGCTTTTTGTTTTTGGAGATAAAGGAGAAAAACTGCCGAAGAACGCTCTAAAAGACATCAACAAATTATATGAAATGTTCGGAGAAAAAAATCTGAAAGTTTACGAGGTTAAGAAATAAGTTGAGATAGCCACGACCCGAGCGATAGCGAACAGGCGAAGCAATTCATGGCCAAAAAAAATATACTATGAAGTTAAAAATTAAAATCACAGCAATCTGTTTTGGAATTTTTTCATTTGCTGCAACAGCACAAAATGACTTAAAATTATGGTATGATAAACCAGCTGCAATCTGGAACGAAGCTTTGCCATTAGGCAACGGACGTTTGGGGGCAATGGTTTTTGGTGATCCGGCAGTTGAGCGTTTGCAATTGAACGAAGAAACTATTTGGGCTGGTTCTCCAAACAGCAATGCGCATACAAAATCAATCGAAGCTTTGCCGAAAGTAAGAAAGCTTATTTTTGACGGAAAATTTGATGAAGCGCAAGATTTGGCTACGAGAGATATTATGTCGCAAACCAATGACGGAATGCCGTATCAAACATTCGGAAGCGTTTATATTTCATTCAATGGACATCAAAAATATACTGATTATTACAGAGATTTAGATATCAGCAACGCTACGGCGAAAGTAAAATACAAAGTAAATGGAGTTGAATTTACAAGAGAAATTCTAACTGCATTTTCAGATCAGGTAATTGCGGTGAAACTTTCTGCAAGTAAACCGGGACAAATTACGTGTAATGTTTTCATGAACAGTCCGATTGATAAAACAGTCGTTTCGACAGAAGGAAATCAAATTATTCTTTCGGGAGTTGGAACTAATTTTGAAGGCGTAAAAGGAAAAGTAAAATTTCAAGGAAGACTTACGGCTAAAAACAAAGGAGGAGAAATTGATTCGAGCAATGGTGTTTTAAGCATCAACAAAGCTGATGAAGTTGTTTTATATATTTCGATTGCAACTAATTTTAAAAACTACCAGGATATTTCTGGAGATGAAATTGTAAAAAGTAAAGATTATTTAGCGAAAGCTGAAGTGAAAGATTTTGAGACGATTAAGAAAGCGCATGTTGATTTTTACCAAAAATTCTTCAACAGAGTTTCTTTAGATTTAGGTTCGAATGATTTAGTTAAGAAACCGACAAACGAAAGAATTAGAGATTTCTCTAAACAATTCGATCCACAATTGGCTGCTTTATACTTCCAGTTTGGACGTTATCTTTTAATTTCAAGTTCGCAGCCAGGCGGACAGCCAGCGAATTTACAAGGAATTTGGAACGATATGGTTACACCGCCTTGGGACAGCAAATACACGACAAACATCAATGCCGAAATGAATTACTGGCCAGCGCAGGTAACGAATCTTCAGGAGATGCACGAACCGTTTGTTCAAATGGCAAAAGAATTAAGTGTTACAGGTGCAGAAACGGCAAGAATGATGTACAATGCCAGCGGATGGGTTTTGCATCACAATACTGATATTTGGCGAGTTACCGCTCCGGTTGATTCAGCAGCTTCGGGAATGTGGCCAACGGGTGGCGCTTGGGTTTGTCAGGATTTATGGGAAAGATATTTATACACAGGAGATAAAAAGTATTTAGCAGAAATTT
This portion of the Flavobacterium gelatinilyticum genome encodes:
- a CDS encoding glycoside hydrolase family 43 protein, which produces MKKIFILLTFSFFAISYAQKKKEIYLFTSFREPATEGLYLAYSEDGYNWKGLEGSFLKPEIGASKIMRDPSITKGADGTYHMVWTTDWKGGNGFGYASSKDLIHWSEQQYIPVMKNEPEVINVWAPEIFYDDVKKEYIIIWASTIPFRYPKGVEEEKNNHRMYYVTTKDFKTFSDTKLYYDPGFSVIDCVIVKKGKKDFVLVLKDNTRPMRNIKVAFGKSPLGPFEKSSEPLTEYLSEGPTVVKVGKNWLLYYDNYGSKNYKALSTTDFVHFEDVSSKISLPEGHKHGTITTISSEVLKGLIDKK
- a CDS encoding six-hairpin glycosidase, producing the protein MITFQNIKANIITTATILLVGTAVNAQNDTVRYVGKTLSNIDYHHGMLSPAVGVHATQIMRASREHPEKADGFGWTYNHQPMMAYWNNTFYLHYLSDPSGEHIPPSQTLIMSSKDGVTWTKPEVIFPIYRIPDGWKKEGVEGVAKNLDAIMHQRMGFYTSKDKRLFALAYYGIAMDEKDDPNDGKGIGRVIREIKKDGSFGEIYFIRYNKTWDKSKSKFPFYTASKDKGFKKACEEILSNPLMLQQWVEEADRDDELIPLQKPYKAFSYYHLANGNVVGLWKHALTSISRDGGKSWDYMPLRAPGFVNSNAKIWGQKTSDNRYATLYNPSEYRWPLAISTSDDGLNYKDLLLVHGEVSPMRYGGNYKSAGPQYVRGITEGDGTPPDGKIWVGYSVNKEDIWVASIPVPVTSVVTEHANDVFNNLPNGEELKMWNTYDLSWASTKIEKKADGKKWLTLRDQDYFDYSRAERVIPFTSKLEAVFTVMPEQNNHGLLQIEFQNKQGLPSVRLTFDSDGQLKVKTGARFNTIAKYEANKTYKVTVKLDAKNRQYTVKVNDEKESTKIFYAPTDGFERIMFRTGEQRHNPNPDTAPDTDDYDDLPQTGKQIPEAVFNIESLVTKKL
- a CDS encoding glycoside hydrolase family 78 protein; the protein is MKNFKNIVLAFSLLVTVVSKGQILPVRLTTEMAENPLAVVENKPKLSWQLVSKESNASQVAYLILVASSEEKLKMDDGDIWNSGRVNTDKNLHIVYSGKPLKNETKYFWKVKVWNQAGKVSKWSRNASFRIAPLESDLNPTWIGAITKADSHLPEGRTYHTATFNREKKNSFINASDSLSRRSIMLRKPFEVEKAVKEAVVYISGLGHYELTINGKKVGNSQFAPLWTDYDKTVNYNVYELSARDFQKGDNVIGVLLGNGMYNTLAERYTKFFVSFGPPTLFFKMKIKYNDGSEEIVKSDGTWKYSKSPITYNSIFGGEDYNANFEQKGWGSKGFKDRDWKKVVIQEAPKGVLRPQTAPPVTIQKQYEVKTVKELKPNFYVFDMGQNLSGFPTIKVKGERGQSIRVWVAEGLNEEGTIAQGRSGKPYYYDYTLKGDGVEEWTPKFSFYGYQYVQIENINYKDAKNKDLLTLVDLKSNFIYNSAGEAGSFACSNEIFNKTHELINNSIKSNFQSVFTDCPQREKLGWLEEIQLNGPGLMFNYNLQNFLPATMQNISDSQRENGLIPSIVPEYIIFGGDFTDSPEWGVTGVILPWMYYEYYGDASLLEKYFPIMKKYVDYLETKSTNHIVSHGLGDWYDYGTHAAGYSKNSPIALSATSHYYYGAYLTAKAAKLLGKTEDYEKYETLASEIKTAFNREFFNPETKQYGTNSQFSNSVPVFMNIVEPQYKEAVMQNLLADIKEKGDRLTTGDVGNRYLFQTLARNGENETMYRMHNHYDAPGYGFQIKFGLTTLTEQWDPRKGNSWNHFMLGQIEEWFFQSLAGIMSDPEKPGFKHFFIQPEVVGDMTFAKADYESVYGKIASSWEKKDGKFILKVQIPVNTKATIKLPVSKDSEIKIDGKKAGVGYSEKDKKPTLELGSGIYTIECKL
- a CDS encoding acetylxylan esterase, giving the protein MKNLKYIILVSILALTFANAQSTSDTNFRKPVSETLKKIETLFKVTINDDRGLLKGKELDYADWRIEPGNLPLSLTNILAPFELMYFKQPDGTYIIRKYENHKVSVDKGKERLFYLESLYSTKEEWEKRKTELKACMITSFGLDKAPPTPKSKPLLTPKRIYKDYSVENIALEILPGVYATGSIYKPYPLNKKAAVILTPDGHFGDGRYRKDEQYRCAMMAKMGAIVVGYDLFAWGESLLQFPEETHRNSIASTVQVLTGIRFLDYLATVKNADMTRVGVTGGSGGGSHTMFLAAIDDRVKVSAPVVMVSSHFSGGCPCESGRGLHLCGNGTNNAEISAMMAPKPQLIVSDGKDWTLAVPELEFPFIQRTYELYGKKDLVENAHFAKEGHDFGISKRMALYPFMAKYLDLDLNKVKNDKGEIDESTCVIEPKEKLFVFGDKGEKLPKNALKDINKLYEMFGEKNLKVYEVKK
- a CDS encoding glycoside hydrolase family 95 protein — protein: MKLKIKITAICFGIFSFAATAQNDLKLWYDKPAAIWNEALPLGNGRLGAMVFGDPAVERLQLNEETIWAGSPNSNAHTKSIEALPKVRKLIFDGKFDEAQDLATRDIMSQTNDGMPYQTFGSVYISFNGHQKYTDYYRDLDISNATAKVKYKVNGVEFTREILTAFSDQVIAVKLSASKPGQITCNVFMNSPIDKTVVSTEGNQIILSGVGTNFEGVKGKVKFQGRLTAKNKGGEIDSSNGVLSINKADEVVLYISIATNFKNYQDISGDEIVKSKDYLAKAEVKDFETIKKAHVDFYQKFFNRVSLDLGSNDLVKKPTNERIRDFSKQFDPQLAALYFQFGRYLLISSSQPGGQPANLQGIWNDMVTPPWDSKYTTNINAEMNYWPAQVTNLQEMHEPFVQMAKELSVTGAETARMMYNASGWVLHHNTDIWRVTAPVDSAASGMWPTGGAWVCQDLWERYLYTGDKKYLAEIYPIMKGAADFFLDFMIVDPNTGYLVVVPSSSPENTHAGGTGKSTIASGTTMDNQLIFDLFTHVIEASALVLPDAAYVKKVSDALAKMPPMKIGKHNQLQEWQDDWDDPKDNHRHVSHLYGLYPSNQISPIKTPELFQAAKQSLIYRTDESTGWSMGWKVNLWARLLDGNHAYKLIQDQLHLVTADQRKGGGTYPNMLDAHQPFQIDGNFGCTAGFAEMLMQSQEGAIQLLPALPTVWKDGSIKGLVARGGFVIDMTWKNNKVSTLKIYSKIGGNCRLKVENTLSGSSIKKAKGKNTNPLFYDVEVKKPIISNEAKLEKEKLPNYNIYDVNMKAGQTYTFMGN